A single region of the Microcella sp. genome encodes:
- a CDS encoding DNA polymerase III subunit gamma and tau — translation MVTALYRRYRPETFAELIGQSHVTDPLRAALRGDRVNHAYLFSGPRGCGKTTSARILARCLNCAEGPTDTPCGVCPSCVELGRDGGGSLDVVEIDAASHNGVDDARDLRERAVFAPARDRYKIFILDEAHMVTPQGFNALLKIVEEPPEHIKFIFATTEPEKVIGTIRSRTHHYPFRLVPPAQLLDYVQQLSDSEKVTIEPGVLPLVVRAGGGSVRDTLSLLDQLIAGSDESTVTYARAVALLGYTHGALLDEVVVAISARDAAAAFSAVDRVIQTGQDPRRFVDDLLERLRDLIVVQATADNAATVLHGIPDVDLQSMRDQADGFAPAELSRAADVVNRALTEMTGATSPRLHLELMTARVLVALGGDEAPKAPVAAAPASAAPAAAPPQNLPAPKPAVPDVAAPKPAVPDVASPKPAVAAEPTPARAPLTIDAVREAWPAVLDAVQQVKRSSWTVVFATTPAALDEDVLTISFTSEADAAAFKERAAPADSVSEHVRAAIERVTGVRVKFRIRVEPGQRDVARSEAATPSSATDAPADAASDPDPAATRAPGDPGPPAPTVPAAAVTDWVVAPIPRSTTDTASVGQQESASTPPTPRPSASAEPAATEPASAQQTPPESTESTEPIAEAAVAPKPAGQHPAEAAGRQRYGEAVVREVLGATFLLEEVLEPTVSPVSSTSVSTPAGPVDLDRPSSADAPDPFRDEG, via the coding sequence GTGGTCACCGCCCTCTATCGCCGCTATCGGCCCGAGACGTTCGCCGAGCTCATCGGCCAGAGTCACGTGACCGACCCGCTGCGCGCAGCGCTGCGCGGCGACCGCGTGAATCACGCCTACCTGTTCAGCGGGCCCCGAGGTTGCGGCAAGACGACGAGCGCCCGCATTCTGGCTCGTTGCCTCAACTGCGCCGAAGGCCCCACCGACACCCCGTGCGGAGTCTGCCCGAGCTGCGTCGAGCTCGGCCGTGACGGCGGCGGCTCGCTCGACGTCGTCGAGATCGACGCCGCCAGCCACAACGGTGTCGACGATGCTCGAGACCTGCGTGAACGAGCCGTCTTCGCGCCAGCCCGCGATCGCTACAAGATCTTCATCCTCGACGAAGCCCACATGGTGACTCCGCAGGGCTTCAACGCTCTGCTCAAGATCGTCGAAGAGCCACCAGAGCACATCAAGTTCATCTTCGCCACGACCGAGCCCGAGAAGGTCATCGGCACGATCCGCTCGCGCACGCACCACTACCCGTTCAGGCTTGTGCCGCCGGCGCAGCTGCTCGACTACGTGCAGCAGCTCAGCGACAGCGAGAAGGTCACCATCGAGCCGGGCGTTCTGCCGCTCGTCGTCCGCGCGGGCGGCGGCTCGGTGCGCGACACGCTGTCGCTGCTCGATCAGCTCATCGCCGGCAGCGACGAGTCGACCGTCACCTATGCGCGCGCCGTGGCCCTGCTCGGCTACACGCATGGCGCGCTGCTCGACGAGGTCGTCGTCGCGATCTCGGCGAGAGACGCGGCTGCAGCATTCTCTGCTGTCGACCGGGTCATTCAGACGGGTCAAGACCCGCGACGATTCGTCGACGACCTGCTCGAACGCCTGCGCGACCTCATCGTCGTGCAGGCCACCGCCGACAACGCGGCGACCGTGCTGCACGGAATCCCCGACGTCGACCTGCAGAGCATGCGCGACCAGGCCGACGGTTTCGCACCGGCCGAGCTCTCTCGAGCAGCCGACGTCGTCAACCGTGCGCTCACCGAGATGACCGGAGCGACCTCGCCCCGCCTGCACCTCGAACTCATGACCGCCCGGGTGCTCGTCGCACTCGGTGGCGACGAGGCGCCGAAGGCGCCTGTCGCTGCTGCCCCGGCAAGCGCGGCACCAGCCGCTGCACCCCCGCAGAACCTGCCCGCGCCGAAACCCGCAGTTCCCGACGTCGCTGCACCGAAACCCGCAGTTCCCGACGTCGCCTCGCCGAAGCCCGCGGTGGCGGCCGAGCCGACTCCCGCCCGCGCACCCCTCACGATTGATGCCGTGCGCGAGGCCTGGCCCGCCGTGCTCGATGCTGTGCAGCAGGTCAAGCGCAGCTCGTGGACGGTCGTCTTCGCGACCACGCCGGCAGCCCTCGACGAAGACGTTCTCACGATCAGCTTCACGAGCGAAGCAGATGCCGCCGCATTCAAAGAACGCGCCGCACCCGCCGACAGTGTGAGTGAGCATGTTCGAGCCGCCATCGAGCGGGTGACGGGCGTGCGAGTGAAGTTTCGCATCAGGGTCGAGCCCGGGCAGCGTGACGTCGCGCGTTCAGAGGCGGCCACCCCCTCTTCAGCGACCGATGCCCCCGCTGACGCGGCCTCAGACCCCGACCCTGCCGCAACCCGAGCGCCGGGTGACCCTGGCCCTCCCGCGCCGACGGTGCCAGCCGCAGCGGTGACCGACTGGGTCGTCGCACCGATTCCCCGGTCGACGACCGATACGGCGAGCGTCGGGCAGCAAGAGTCGGCATCCACCCCTCCGACGCCCCGGCCTTCAGCCTCCGCCGAGCCGGCGGCGACCGAGCCAGCATCAGCTCAGCAGACTCCGCCTGAGTCGACCGAGTCGACCGAGCCCATCGCAGAGGCCGCCGTAGCGCCGAAGCCCGCAGGGCAGCATCCTGCTGAGGCCGCTGGTCGTCAACGGTACGGCGAAGCCGTCGTGCGCGAAGTGCTCGGCGCGACCTTCCTGCTCGAAGAGGTGCTCGAGCCGACGGTGTCGCCGGTCTCATCGACGAGCGTCAGCACGCCGGCCGGCCCCGTCGACCTCGACCGACCGTCGAGCGCTGATGCTCCCGACCCATTCCGAGACGAAGGCTGA
- a CDS encoding MFS transporter — MSAGSVVETRSSWLPLIVVMLAQVQLAFNAWNVSITGITEDLGISPTTVGLANTASTFAVSAFLLLGAKITAKIGPVLAFRIGVIIPALAAMLIATAQDGSVLFIAQSITGASNAITLPALTIIIAASFRGKQQASAIGYFAASIPLAQVVSLLIAGQFASTIGWRWSFVLVASIGLLNFALSFLLKPVPPQKNLIVDWTGGVLAATSIILISFGMSVMNDWGLLTATGNAPISIGEFSVVPFFFVAAVIFAQLFLSRTRKRMAEQRVPLVNLDIVREPGERATVWVMGLMLFVGTAVSFLMPLYMQVVQGFVGIQVSFAVIPYTISIFIANTLVARLYGRFAPRSIASVSMTVVALALVWLSFTIANDWGQASVVLGLIVLGLAQGCVVALVFNSLLTSAPAENAGDVGAIRGLTHNLSGSAGIAVASAFAVGLLTSSAYAAANDSEVFTPEIVQQINFDNVNFFTNAQLEQVLTERTDATEAEIAYAVEQFTESRLNALRTTMLVLGGLAALAIVPARRMPGFQKEDLFVGYPEDQERKD, encoded by the coding sequence ATGTCTGCAGGTTCAGTCGTCGAGACCAGGTCGTCCTGGCTCCCTCTCATCGTCGTCATGCTGGCCCAGGTGCAATTGGCGTTCAACGCCTGGAACGTGTCGATCACCGGCATCACCGAAGACCTCGGCATCTCGCCGACCACGGTCGGTCTGGCGAACACCGCGAGCACCTTCGCCGTGTCTGCCTTCCTGCTGCTCGGCGCCAAGATCACGGCGAAGATCGGCCCCGTGCTCGCCTTCCGCATCGGTGTCATCATTCCCGCGCTCGCCGCGATGCTCATCGCGACCGCGCAAGACGGCTCGGTGCTCTTCATCGCGCAGTCGATCACGGGTGCGTCGAACGCCATCACCCTTCCGGCACTGACGATCATCATCGCGGCGAGCTTCCGCGGCAAGCAGCAGGCTTCGGCGATCGGCTACTTCGCAGCGAGCATCCCGCTCGCCCAGGTGGTCTCGCTGCTCATCGCCGGCCAGTTCGCCTCGACCATCGGCTGGCGCTGGTCGTTCGTGCTCGTGGCGTCGATCGGCCTGCTCAACTTCGCGCTCAGCTTCTTGCTCAAGCCGGTTCCGCCGCAGAAGAACCTCATCGTCGACTGGACGGGCGGCGTGCTCGCCGCGACCTCGATCATCTTGATCAGCTTCGGCATGAGCGTCATGAACGACTGGGGCCTGCTCACCGCGACGGGCAACGCGCCGATCTCGATCGGCGAGTTCTCGGTCGTGCCGTTCTTCTTCGTCGCCGCCGTCATCTTCGCGCAGCTCTTCCTCAGCCGCACACGCAAGCGCATGGCCGAGCAGCGCGTGCCGCTCGTCAACCTCGACATCGTGCGTGAGCCCGGTGAGCGCGCCACCGTGTGGGTCATGGGCCTCATGCTGTTCGTCGGCACCGCGGTGAGCTTCTTGATGCCGCTCTACATGCAGGTCGTGCAGGGCTTCGTGGGCATCCAGGTGTCGTTCGCGGTCATTCCGTACACGATCTCGATCTTCATCGCGAACACGCTCGTCGCACGGCTCTACGGCCGGTTCGCTCCGCGCTCGATTGCGAGCGTGAGCATGACGGTGGTGGCGCTAGCCCTCGTGTGGCTGTCGTTCACGATCGCGAACGACTGGGGCCAGGCGTCTGTCGTGCTCGGGCTGATCGTGCTCGGACTCGCCCAGGGCTGCGTCGTCGCCCTCGTGTTCAACTCGCTGCTGACCTCGGCTCCGGCCGAGAATGCGGGCGACGTCGGCGCCATCCGCGGGCTCACGCACAACCTGTCGGGCAGTGCGGGCATCGCGGTCGCGTCGGCGTTCGCCGTCGGCCTGCTCACCTCGAGCGCCTACGCGGCCGCGAACGACTCTGAGGTGTTCACGCCCGAGATCGTGCAGCAGATCAACTTCGACAACGTGAACTTCTTCACCAATGCCCAGCTCGAGCAGGTGCTCACCGAGCGCACCGACGCGACCGAGGCCGAGATCGCCTACGCGGTCGAGCAGTTCACCGAGTCACGCCTGAACGCGCTGCGCACCACGATGCTCGTGCTGGGCGGGCTCGCCGCGCTCGCGATCGTGCCCGCGCGCCGCATGCCCGGCTTCCAGAAAGAAGACCTGTTCGTCGGCTACCCCGAAGACCAGGAGCGCAAAGACTAG
- a CDS encoding aspartate kinase yields the protein MSLIVQKFGGSSVADAESIKRVAKRIVETRKAGNEVVVAVSAMGDTTDELIDLAYQVSPLPEPREMDMLLTTGERISMALLAMAIKSMGYDARSFTGSQAGMITDARHGAARIVDVTPVRVREALDDGAIAIVAGFQGFNRDSRDITTLGRGGSDTTAVALAAALGAEVCEIYTDVDGVFTADPRIVKHARKVHTVTTEEMLELAAAGAKVLHIRAVEFARRHGVTLHVRSSFTNNEGTWVVTPKEGEVMEEPIITGVAGDLGEAKITVAGVPDTPGMAADIFTIVAETGANIDMIVQNVSAATTGRTDISFTLPKSDGEKVLTALRATQSTLGFEALGYDDQIGKLSVIGGGMRTSAGVSAQLFTALKDAGINMEMISTSEIRISVVMRADILHQALQVVHTAFGLDGEAEAVVYAGTGR from the coding sequence GTGAGCCTCATCGTGCAGAAGTTCGGTGGGTCGTCGGTGGCAGACGCCGAGAGCATCAAGCGGGTCGCGAAGCGCATCGTCGAGACGCGCAAGGCCGGCAACGAGGTCGTCGTCGCCGTGAGCGCGATGGGCGACACCACTGACGAGCTGATCGACTTGGCCTACCAGGTGTCTCCGCTTCCTGAGCCGCGAGAGATGGACATGCTGCTCACGACGGGTGAGCGCATCTCGATGGCATTGCTCGCGATGGCGATCAAGAGCATGGGGTACGACGCACGGTCGTTCACGGGCAGCCAGGCGGGCATGATCACCGATGCCCGGCACGGCGCCGCTCGCATCGTCGACGTGACCCCCGTGCGCGTGCGTGAGGCGCTCGACGACGGTGCGATCGCGATCGTCGCAGGCTTTCAGGGCTTCAACCGTGACAGCCGCGACATCACCACGCTCGGCCGTGGTGGCAGCGACACGACCGCCGTCGCCCTCGCTGCGGCGCTCGGGGCCGAGGTGTGCGAGATCTACACCGACGTCGACGGAGTGTTCACCGCAGACCCGCGCATCGTGAAGCACGCCCGCAAGGTGCACACCGTCACCACCGAAGAGATGCTCGAGCTCGCTGCGGCGGGTGCGAAGGTGCTGCACATTCGCGCCGTCGAGTTCGCTCGACGCCACGGCGTCACGCTGCACGTGCGCAGTTCGTTCACGAACAATGAAGGCACGTGGGTCGTCACCCCGAAAGAGGGAGAAGTCATGGAAGAGCCGATCATCACCGGAGTCGCCGGCGACCTGGGTGAAGCCAAGATCACTGTGGCCGGGGTTCCCGACACCCCGGGCATGGCAGCAGACATCTTCACGATCGTCGCCGAGACGGGCGCCAACATCGACATGATCGTGCAGAACGTGTCGGCGGCGACGACGGGCCGCACCGACATCAGCTTCACCCTGCCGAAGAGCGACGGCGAGAAGGTGCTCACCGCTCTGCGCGCGACCCAGTCGACGCTCGGGTTCGAAGCGCTCGGCTACGACGACCAGATCGGCAAGCTGTCGGTCATCGGCGGTGGCATGCGCACGAGTGCGGGCGTGTCTGCTCAGCTCTTCACGGCGCTCAAAGATGCGGGCATCAACATGGAGATGATCAGCACCTCAGAGATCCGCATCTCGGTCGTCATGCGCGCCGACATCCTTCACCAGGCGCTGCAGGTCGTGCACACGGCATTCGGTCTCGACGGCGAGGCTGAAGCCGTCGTCTACGCGGGCACCGGCCGCTAG
- the pta gene encoding phosphate acetyltransferase, translated as MSSSIYITSAEGNSGKSTVALGVIDALSRRGQRVGVFRPIARSRDERDYVLEVLLAHNGVVVGYDDSIGVGYDAVHADPDAALAEIVDRFHLVEQQCDTVVIVGSDYTDVSSPTELSVNARAAANLGAPVLLVLGGRDSSETSGRGLADPGARSADDLRRAGEVAIAELQHEHAQLLGIIANRADPERLDEIVSTLATLAPDAMVGAIPEDRFLIAPTVAAVMQACGGTFVRGDAELLQREVLGAVVAAMSMENVLPRLTEGSIVLVPADRSDVLLAVLMAHTSETFPSIAAIVLYGGFETPDAVQNLIDGLDPSLPIITVDTGTYDTVLAMMDARGRLAADSQRKYDTALSLWENNIDAGALLDRLEVTRPDVVTPLMFEHDLLERARSNRKHIVLPEGDDDRVLRAASTLLQRGVCELTILGDEQAIRARAAELGLELGAASILSPFDEALRERFANEYATLRAHKGVTYETARDVVTDVSYFGTMMVHLGLADGMVSGAAHTTAHTIRPSFEIIKTDPGVSIVSSVFLMALSDRVLVYGDCAVVPDPTATQLADIAISSAGTAAQFAIEPRVAMLSYSTGESGSGDDVEKVREATRLVRERAPELLVDGPMQYDAAAEPSVAASKMPGSSVAGRATVFVFPDLNTGNNTYKAVQRSAGAVAIGPVLQGLRKPVNDLSRGALVNDIVNTVAITAIQAQRTPPPPTTPISTIGGVG; from the coding sequence GTGTCGAGCAGCATCTACATCACCTCAGCCGAAGGCAACTCGGGCAAGTCGACCGTGGCCCTCGGGGTCATCGACGCGCTCTCGCGACGCGGGCAACGAGTCGGGGTGTTCCGGCCGATTGCGCGCTCACGAGATGAGCGCGATTACGTGCTCGAAGTGCTGCTCGCCCACAACGGCGTCGTGGTCGGCTACGACGACAGCATCGGCGTGGGGTATGACGCGGTGCACGCCGACCCCGATGCGGCGCTCGCCGAGATCGTTGATCGCTTTCACCTCGTCGAGCAGCAGTGCGACACGGTCGTCATCGTCGGCAGCGACTACACCGACGTCTCGAGCCCCACCGAGCTGAGCGTCAACGCTCGAGCGGCTGCCAACCTGGGCGCACCCGTGCTGCTCGTGCTCGGAGGGCGCGACTCGAGCGAGACGAGCGGCCGAGGGCTCGCCGACCCGGGGGCGCGCTCGGCCGACGATCTTCGACGCGCGGGCGAGGTGGCCATCGCCGAGCTGCAGCACGAGCACGCCCAGCTGCTCGGCATCATCGCCAACCGCGCCGACCCCGAACGGCTCGACGAGATCGTCAGCACCCTCGCGACCCTCGCCCCCGATGCGATGGTGGGCGCAATACCCGAAGACCGATTCCTCATCGCCCCCACTGTGGCGGCTGTCATGCAGGCCTGCGGCGGCACCTTCGTGCGGGGCGACGCCGAGCTGCTGCAGCGCGAAGTGCTCGGCGCGGTCGTCGCGGCGATGAGCATGGAGAACGTGCTGCCCCGGCTCACCGAGGGCTCGATCGTGCTCGTGCCGGCCGACCGCAGCGACGTGCTGCTCGCCGTGCTCATGGCGCACACGAGCGAGACCTTTCCGAGCATCGCGGCGATCGTGCTCTACGGCGGCTTCGAGACGCCAGACGCCGTGCAGAACCTCATCGACGGGCTCGACCCGAGCCTGCCGATCATCACCGTCGACACCGGAACCTACGACACCGTTCTGGCGATGATGGATGCTCGCGGCCGGCTCGCCGCCGACAGCCAGCGCAAGTACGACACGGCCTTGAGCCTCTGGGAGAACAACATCGACGCCGGAGCGCTGCTCGACCGCCTCGAGGTGACGAGGCCCGACGTCGTGACGCCGCTCATGTTCGAGCACGACCTGCTCGAGCGCGCGCGCAGCAACCGCAAGCACATCGTGCTGCCCGAAGGCGACGACGACCGCGTGCTGCGCGCGGCCAGCACCCTGCTGCAGCGCGGCGTGTGCGAGTTGACGATTCTCGGAGACGAGCAGGCGATTCGGGCCCGCGCGGCCGAGCTCGGGCTCGAGCTCGGTGCAGCGAGCATCCTGAGCCCGTTCGATGAGGCGCTGCGCGAACGATTCGCGAACGAATACGCGACGCTGCGGGCGCACAAGGGCGTCACCTATGAGACGGCGCGAGACGTCGTCACCGATGTCAGCTACTTCGGCACGATGATGGTGCACCTCGGCCTCGCCGACGGCATGGTCTCGGGGGCCGCCCACACGACGGCGCACACCATTCGGCCGAGCTTCGAGATCATCAAGACCGATCCGGGAGTGAGCATCGTCTCGAGCGTGTTTCTCATGGCGCTGTCTGACCGGGTGCTCGTCTACGGAGACTGCGCGGTCGTGCCAGACCCGACGGCGACACAGCTGGCCGACATCGCGATCAGCTCGGCCGGCACTGCGGCGCAGTTCGCGATCGAACCGCGCGTCGCGATGCTGTCGTACTCGACGGGCGAATCGGGGTCGGGCGACGACGTCGAGAAGGTGCGTGAGGCGACGCGGCTCGTGCGCGAGCGGGCTCCCGAGCTGCTCGTCGACGGGCCGATGCAGTACGACGCGGCAGCAGAGCCCAGTGTCGCCGCCTCGAAGATGCCCGGCTCGTCGGTGGCGGGGCGCGCGACCGTCTTCGTGTTTCCTGACCTCAACACCGGCAACAACACCTATAAAGCAGTGCAGCGCTCGGCCGGGGCCGTCGCAATCGGGCCAGTGCTGCAGGGGCTGCGCAAGCCCGTCAACGACCTCAGTCGCGGCGCCCTCGTGAACGACATCGTCAACACCGTCGCCATCACGGCGATTCAGGCGCAGCGCACACCGCCGCCCCCGACCACCCCCATCTCGACCATCGGGGGCGTGGGCTAG
- a CDS encoding FAD-dependent oxidoreductase, translated as MSSLWLDRAAAIETDPFEPERRYDVVVVGAGLTGLTSALLLARAGRRVAVLEARSVGAVTTGNTTAKVSLLQGSHLQSIRRHSGRTILDAYVRANRAGFDWLLGYADEHRIAVQRRSAVSVALTSAGTSTVQREFEVARDIGLPVELASASDLPLRTYGSVVLPDQAQFDPLDVLAAMTAELRSLGGVVVEGVRVTSVVSRHEPARVITSSGEASASTVVVATGTPVLDRGLYWAKVSPHRSYATAFRVPGALPTGMYLSVDDPTRSVRTAPDGDGGELLLVGGNGHTVGRADSPAALLDELTRWTTSHWPGAERTHVWSAQDYATPHRVPYTGWMPRGSGRVYLATGYDKWGMTNAVQSALQLTAAITGDDAPDWGRTLGRRITTPLALASGIGTNAAVGWWYAKGWARMLASRLPADRPAEGAGSVGMAEGRPTAESTVDGATCRVSALCTHLGAALSWNDLERSWDCPAHGSRFAADGTLLEGPATRDLARR; from the coding sequence ATGTCATCGCTCTGGCTCGACCGCGCTGCCGCCATCGAGACCGACCCGTTCGAGCCCGAGAGACGCTACGACGTCGTCGTCGTCGGCGCCGGACTCACCGGACTCACGAGCGCGCTGCTGCTCGCACGCGCCGGGCGTCGGGTGGCGGTGCTCGAGGCGCGCTCGGTGGGGGCCGTGACCACAGGCAACACGACGGCGAAGGTGTCGTTGCTGCAGGGGTCGCACCTGCAGAGCATCCGTCGGCACAGCGGCCGCACGATTCTCGATGCCTACGTGCGTGCGAATCGGGCGGGCTTCGACTGGCTGCTGGGGTACGCCGACGAGCACCGCATTGCGGTGCAGCGCCGCTCGGCCGTCAGCGTCGCCCTGACGAGTGCCGGAACCTCGACCGTCCAGCGTGAATTCGAGGTCGCCCGCGACATCGGGCTACCGGTCGAGCTCGCCTCTGCCAGCGACCTGCCCCTGCGCACCTACGGCAGCGTCGTGCTGCCCGACCAGGCGCAGTTCGATCCGCTCGACGTGCTCGCCGCCATGACGGCAGAGCTTCGATCGCTCGGCGGCGTGGTCGTCGAGGGCGTTCGCGTGACGTCAGTGGTCTCTCGCCACGAGCCCGCTCGTGTCATCACCTCGAGTGGCGAGGCCAGTGCGAGCACCGTCGTCGTCGCCACGGGCACCCCCGTGCTCGACCGCGGCCTCTACTGGGCGAAGGTCAGCCCGCATCGCTCGTACGCCACCGCCTTTCGGGTGCCCGGCGCCCTGCCGACCGGCATGTACCTCAGTGTCGATGATCCGACGCGGTCGGTGCGCACCGCGCCCGACGGCGACGGAGGCGAACTGCTGCTCGTCGGCGGCAATGGGCACACGGTGGGGCGCGCCGACTCGCCAGCGGCGCTGCTCGACGAGCTCACCCGATGGACCACCTCGCACTGGCCGGGCGCCGAGCGCACCCACGTCTGGAGCGCGCAAGACTATGCGACCCCCCACCGAGTGCCCTACACCGGGTGGATGCCTCGCGGCTCGGGCCGCGTCTACCTCGCGACCGGCTACGACAAATGGGGCATGACGAACGCCGTGCAGAGCGCGCTGCAGCTGACCGCCGCCATCACGGGCGACGACGCCCCCGACTGGGGCCGCACGCTCGGTCGACGCATCACCACACCCCTCGCGCTCGCCTCCGGCATCGGCACCAACGCCGCCGTCGGCTGGTGGTATGCGAAAGGCTGGGCCAGGATGCTCGCCTCGCGGCTGCCCGCCGACCGACCCGCCGAGGGCGCAGGCTCTGTGGGCATGGCCGAGGGGCGCCCCACGGCAGAGTCGACGGTCGACGGCGCGACGTGCCGAGTGTCGGCGCTGTGCACGCACCTCGGCGCGGCCCTCAGCTGGAACGACCTCGAACGATCGTGGGATTGCCCTGCACACGGTTCGCGCTTCGCCGCCGACGGCACACTGCTGGAGGGGCCGGCGACGCGAGACCTCGCGCGGCGCTGA
- a CDS encoding acetate/propionate family kinase has product MRVFVVNSGSSSIKYQLVDVETEHVVLSGLLERIGHDGGDAVDHEAGMRLVLERLGSHAASIAAVGHRVVHGGSRFTAPTRIDDEVEQAIAALVPLAPLHNPANLAGIRAARLALPDVPHVAVFDTAFHQSMPPAAYTYAIDRGVAAEHGIRRYGFHGTSHQFVAERAAALLDRPLETLKLIVLHLGNGSSVTAVDAGRSIDTSMGLTPLAGLVMGTRSGDVDPGVLLHLLRSGLSGTELDSVLNASSGMVGLTGSADMRDVEAAFEAGDADAALALDVWAHRIRHYVGAYLAQLGGLDAVVFTAGIGENSSSLRARALDGLGHLGLEIDADRNAARSRDARVISADDAPIAVLVVPTDEELAIAHAASRLVH; this is encoded by the coding sequence GTGCGCGTCTTCGTCGTCAACTCGGGCTCGAGCTCGATCAAGTATCAGCTCGTCGACGTCGAGACCGAGCACGTCGTGCTCTCGGGGCTGCTCGAGCGCATCGGGCACGACGGTGGCGACGCGGTCGACCACGAGGCTGGCATGCGGCTCGTGCTCGAGCGCCTCGGCTCGCACGCCGCGTCGATCGCCGCAGTCGGGCACCGGGTGGTGCACGGCGGCTCGCGCTTCACGGCACCGACGCGCATCGACGACGAGGTCGAGCAGGCGATCGCAGCCCTCGTGCCGCTCGCGCCGCTGCACAACCCGGCGAACCTGGCGGGCATCCGAGCCGCTCGCCTCGCCTTGCCCGATGTGCCGCATGTCGCCGTCTTCGACACCGCCTTCCACCAATCGATGCCGCCAGCGGCATACACCTATGCGATCGACCGGGGCGTGGCCGCCGAGCACGGCATTCGACGCTACGGCTTTCACGGCACGAGCCACCAGTTCGTCGCCGAGCGCGCCGCTGCCCTACTCGACCGCCCGCTCGAGACGCTCAAGCTCATCGTGCTGCACCTCGGCAACGGCTCGTCGGTGACCGCGGTCGACGCTGGTCGCTCGATCGACACCTCGATGGGGCTGACGCCCTTGGCGGGCCTCGTGATGGGCACGCGCTCGGGTGACGTCGACCCCGGCGTGCTGCTGCACCTGCTGCGCTCTGGCCTCTCGGGCACCGAACTCGACTCCGTGCTCAACGCGAGCAGCGGCATGGTCGGGCTCACCGGTTCGGCTGACATGCGAGACGTCGAAGCGGCGTTCGAGGCGGGCGACGCGGATGCTGCGCTCGCGCTCGACGTCTGGGCGCACCGCATTCGGCACTACGTCGGGGCCTACCTCGCTCAGCTGGGCGGGCTCGATGCCGTGGTCTTCACCGCCGGTATCGGCGAGAACTCGTCGTCGTTGCGGGCGCGCGCGCTCGACGGCCTCGGTCACCTGGGGCTCGAGATCGATGCAGACCGCAACGCCGCGCGCTCTCGAGACGCCCGCGTGATCTCGGCCGACGATGCGCCGATCGCGGTGCTCGTCGTGCCCACCGACGAAGAGCTCGCCATCGCGCACGCCGCCTCGCGCCTCGTTCACTGA
- the recR gene encoding recombination mediator RecR, with product MYDGIIQDLIDEFGRLPGIGPKSAQRIAFHILQTESFDVGRLAQLLVDVREKVRFCEICGNVAEEAQCSICRDVRRSPTTICVVEEAKDVVAIERTREFRGLYHVLGGAISPIDGIGPDDLRIAQLLTRLNDGTVTEVIIATDPNLEGEATATYLTRLLVQPGLRVSRLASGLPVGGDLEYADEVTLGRAFEGRRTVEH from the coding sequence GTGTACGACGGCATCATTCAAGACCTCATCGACGAGTTCGGGCGCTTGCCCGGCATCGGGCCGAAGTCGGCGCAGCGCATCGCGTTTCACATACTGCAGACCGAGTCGTTCGATGTCGGGCGCCTCGCCCAGCTGCTCGTCGACGTGCGCGAGAAGGTGCGGTTCTGCGAGATCTGCGGCAACGTCGCCGAAGAGGCGCAGTGCTCGATCTGCCGCGATGTGCGACGCAGTCCGACGACGATCTGCGTCGTCGAAGAGGCGAAAGACGTCGTCGCCATCGAGCGCACCCGAGAGTTCCGGGGTCTGTACCACGTGCTCGGCGGGGCGATCAGCCCGATCGACGGCATCGGCCCCGACGATCTGCGCATCGCGCAGCTGCTGACGCGGCTCAACGACGGCACCGTCACCGAAGTCATCATCGCCACCGATCCCAACCTCGAAGGAGAGGCGACAGCTACCTATCTCACCCGTCTGCTGGTGCAGCCTGGCCTGCGAGTGTCGCGGCTGGCGAGCGGTCTGCCCGTCGGCGGAGACCTCGAGTACGCCGACGAGGTCACGCTGGGCCGTGCATTCGAAGGTCGTCGCACCGTCGAGCACTGA